Proteins found in one Paenibacillus dendritiformis genomic segment:
- the ctaD gene encoding cytochrome c oxidase subunit I gives MDWLTTVDHKKIGILYLIAGGFFFGIGGIEAILIRIQLIKPNFEFVDAQLFNELITMHGTTMIFLGAMPLIFALMNAIVPLQIGARDVAFPFLNALGFWTFFFGGVLLNLSWLLGGVPDAGWTSYVPLSSTDYSPHHGVDFYVLGLQISGLGTLIGGINFLATIINMRAPGMSFMRMPMFTWTAFITSALILFAFPAVTVGLVLLMFDRLFGGNFFYTPNGGNVILWQHIFWIFGHPEVYILILPAFGIISDVVSTFSRKRLFGYSSMVFATVLIGFLGFMVWAHHMFTVGLGPVANALFSIATMLIAVPTGIKIFNWVFTLWGGSIKFTTANLFAIGFIPTFVMGGVTGVMLAAAPADFQFHDTYFVVAHFHYTIVGGLILGLFAGFHYWWPKMFGRMLNETIGKATFWMFWIGFQLTFFIQHFLGLIGMQRRVFTYLPNQGFDTMNLVSTIGALMMGVGVLLFLANIVISHRQKQVVGNDPWEDGRTLEWTIPSPPPEYNFKQTPLVRGYDAWWKEKMDGNKAMTPAEPVGSIHMPSPSILPFIMSVGLFIAGFGFMFAKDDFKNAALNFLFNNHLIAIFGLVITFACMVVRSVKDDHGYHIEPEELEQKGVKA, from the coding sequence ATGGATTGGCTGACGACGGTCGACCATAAGAAGATAGGTATTCTTTACCTTATTGCCGGAGGCTTCTTCTTCGGTATCGGCGGTATTGAGGCCATCTTGATACGTATACAATTGATCAAACCGAATTTCGAGTTCGTGGATGCACAGTTATTCAACGAATTGATTACGATGCATGGAACGACCATGATCTTCCTGGGCGCCATGCCACTGATATTCGCATTAATGAATGCGATTGTACCGCTGCAGATCGGGGCGCGCGACGTTGCGTTCCCGTTCCTGAACGCGCTCGGCTTCTGGACGTTCTTCTTCGGAGGAGTGCTTCTGAATCTGAGCTGGCTGCTGGGCGGAGTGCCTGATGCAGGCTGGACTTCCTACGTACCGTTGTCTAGCACCGATTACAGCCCTCACCACGGGGTAGATTTCTATGTTCTCGGTCTGCAGATTTCCGGTCTCGGAACGCTGATTGGCGGCATCAACTTCCTGGCTACGATTATTAACATGCGTGCGCCGGGTATGTCGTTCATGCGGATGCCGATGTTCACCTGGACGGCGTTCATTACGTCCGCGCTTATTTTGTTCGCTTTCCCTGCCGTTACGGTAGGTCTCGTATTGCTCATGTTCGACCGCCTCTTCGGAGGGAACTTCTTCTATACGCCGAATGGCGGTAACGTCATTCTGTGGCAGCATATTTTCTGGATTTTCGGCCACCCGGAAGTATACATTCTGATTTTGCCGGCGTTCGGGATTATTTCCGATGTCGTCAGCACATTCTCCCGCAAGCGTCTGTTCGGTTACAGCTCCATGGTCTTCGCTACCGTGCTCATTGGATTCCTGGGCTTCATGGTCTGGGCGCACCATATGTTCACCGTAGGTCTTGGACCGGTCGCGAATGCGCTCTTCTCGATAGCGACGATGCTGATTGCCGTTCCGACGGGGATCAAGATATTTAACTGGGTATTTACGTTATGGGGCGGTTCGATTAAGTTCACTACCGCCAACTTGTTCGCCATCGGCTTCATCCCTACGTTCGTCATGGGCGGGGTAACCGGGGTCATGCTCGCCGCAGCGCCTGCCGACTTCCAGTTCCATGATACCTATTTCGTCGTGGCCCACTTCCACTATACGATCGTAGGCGGATTGATTCTCGGTCTGTTCGCCGGCTTCCATTACTGGTGGCCGAAGATGTTCGGGCGGATGCTGAACGAGACAATTGGTAAAGCTACGTTCTGGATGTTCTGGATTGGCTTCCAGTTGACGTTCTTCATCCAGCATTTCCTCGGCTTGATCGGGATGCAGCGTCGTGTCTTTACGTATTTGCCGAACCAAGGCTTCGATACGATGAACCTAGTCAGTACGATCGGGGCGCTGATGATGGGCGTTGGGGTATTGCTCTTCCTGGCCAACATTGTTATCTCGCACCGTCAGAAGCAGGTTGTGGGCAACGATCCTTGGGAAGACGGACGCACGCTGGAGTGGACGATTCCATCTCCGCCGCCGGAATATAACTTCAAGCAGACTCCGCTTGTACGCGGATATGACGCTTGGTGGAAAGAAAAGATGGATGGCAATAAGGCCATGACGCCGGCCGAACCGGTAGGCTCCATCCATATGCCGTCGCCTTCGATCTTGCCGTTCATAATGTCCGTCGGCCTGTTCATCGCCGGCTTCGGATTCATGTTCGCCAAGGACGATTTCAAAAATGCGGCACTGAACTTCTTGTTCAACAACCATCTCATAGCGATTTTCGGATTGGTGATTACTTTTGCCTGCATGGTCGTTCGTTCCGTCAAAGACGATCACGGCTATCATATTGAACCGGAAGAGTTGGAGCAGAAGGGGGTAAAAGCATGA
- the coxB gene encoding cytochrome c oxidase subunit II gives MMKRWHAVKRLLPLLAGLVLLLSACGRADLSALNPQGPIAEGQFGLMKIAISIMTLVVVAVFALSIYAVIRFRRRPGDQSIPKQVEGNHKMEVIWTVIPILLLIILAVPTVKYVFAFAEDYSKDPDAIKVKVTAHQFWWEFEYPELGVHTAQDLVIPTGKNVAVELRTADVLHSFWVPALAGKMDTNPSGNVNKMYFSANDVGVYRGKCAELCGQSHALMEFKVKSVSEETFNAWVNEMKAEPKPFEGDAQVAESFKQNCLTCHAIDNAPSLGPNLKGTGSREAVAGIMLNRDTIDEPLEQQVVEDHLRQWILNPQKVKPGNTMPKFEGVLSEKELDGIVKYLAEYKLDSLKEINKQ, from the coding sequence ATGATGAAACGGTGGCATGCAGTGAAGCGACTCCTTCCTCTGTTAGCCGGGCTCGTCTTGCTACTCAGCGCTTGTGGCCGCGCGGATTTGTCCGCTCTCAATCCACAGGGTCCGATAGCAGAGGGCCAGTTCGGTCTGATGAAGATTGCGATTTCGATTATGACGCTCGTAGTCGTTGCCGTATTCGCGCTTTCCATTTATGCCGTCATCCGCTTCCGCAGACGGCCGGGTGACCAATCGATTCCGAAGCAAGTAGAAGGCAATCACAAGATGGAGGTTATTTGGACCGTCATTCCGATTCTCCTCTTGATTATTCTGGCAGTTCCGACCGTGAAGTACGTGTTCGCCTTCGCTGAAGATTACAGCAAAGATCCGGACGCTATCAAGGTGAAGGTAACTGCGCACCAATTCTGGTGGGAATTTGAATACCCTGAACTGGGCGTACATACAGCACAGGATCTAGTCATCCCGACAGGGAAAAATGTAGCGGTCGAGTTGCGGACGGCCGACGTTCTCCACTCGTTCTGGGTGCCTGCTCTCGCAGGGAAGATGGACACCAACCCGTCGGGCAACGTAAATAAAATGTATTTCAGCGCGAATGATGTTGGGGTATACCGGGGCAAGTGCGCGGAGTTGTGCGGACAGTCCCACGCCTTGATGGAATTCAAGGTCAAATCGGTAAGCGAAGAGACATTTAACGCTTGGGTTAATGAGATGAAGGCAGAGCCGAAGCCGTTCGAAGGCGACGCGCAAGTCGCCGAGAGCTTCAAGCAGAACTGCCTGACCTGCCACGCTATCGATAATGCGCCTTCCCTCGGCCCGAACTTGAAGGGTACAGGAAGCCGCGAAGCTGTTGCCGGCATAATGCTCAACCGGGATACGATTGACGAGCCGCTTGAGCAGCAAGTGGTTGAAGATCATTTGCGCCAGTGGATTCTGAATCCGCAGAAGGTGAAGCCAGGGAATACGATGCCTAAATTCGAGGGCGTATTGTCAGAGAAAGAGCTGGACGGCATTGTAAAATATCTGGCGGAATACAAACTTGATTCTCTGAAAGAAATCAATAAGCAATAG
- the ctaG gene encoding cytochrome c oxidase assembly factor CtaG, whose protein sequence is MLELTKYFSAYDVWSPLFLVSSVLVIILYLGITGPYRRVFAQTDPVPVAKKLMFISGVLLLYLAQGGPINLMSHIMLTFHMLMMALTYIIVPPLILLGIPSWLWRYLLDRKPLRRLKGLMHPILMAVLFNALFSFYHVPVVHDYVMTNYAVHIVYYIVLFVAAMMMWWPIVVPVPEWVILTDVKKMGYIFLNGVLITPACALIIFASEPLYATYVDKETWIQAMGYCLTGDPSKLLAAFDGPEFFNWFSPVEDQQLGGIVMKLLQETMYGCILYYVFIHWYRRESKEDDDIVDTLPEGQLHS, encoded by the coding sequence TTGTTGGAATTAACGAAATATTTTAGCGCGTATGATGTATGGAGTCCGTTGTTTCTTGTCTCTTCGGTGCTTGTTATCATTCTCTATCTGGGAATTACGGGCCCGTATAGACGAGTGTTCGCCCAGACTGACCCAGTGCCCGTAGCCAAAAAGCTGATGTTCATCAGCGGCGTGCTGCTGCTGTATCTGGCCCAGGGAGGCCCGATTAACTTGATGAGCCATATTATGCTGACGTTCCATATGCTGATGATGGCTCTGACGTATATTATTGTGCCGCCTTTGATCTTATTGGGCATCCCTTCCTGGTTGTGGCGCTACCTGCTGGATCGCAAGCCGCTGCGGCGGCTGAAAGGATTGATGCACCCGATCCTGATGGCCGTGCTGTTCAATGCGTTGTTCTCGTTCTACCATGTGCCGGTGGTTCATGACTATGTGATGACGAATTATGCGGTTCATATTGTGTATTACATTGTCCTGTTCGTTGCAGCGATGATGATGTGGTGGCCGATTGTCGTGCCGGTCCCGGAGTGGGTTATCTTGACAGACGTCAAGAAGATGGGCTACATCTTCTTGAACGGCGTCCTTATTACGCCGGCATGCGCGCTCATTATTTTTGCAAGCGAGCCGTTGTACGCGACTTATGTGGACAAGGAAACGTGGATTCAAGCGATGGGCTACTGTCTAACCGGCGATCCGAGCAAGCTGCTGGCCGCTTTTGACGGCCCTGAATTCTTCAACTGGTTCTCGCCGGTGGAAGATCAGCAGCTCGGGGGCATCGTGATGAAGCTGCTGCAAGAAACCATGTACGGCTGCATTCTGTATTATGTATTCATTCACTGGTACCGCAGAGAAAGCAAAGAGGATGACGATATTGTGGACACTCTTCCGGAAGGGCAGCTCCATTCATAG
- a CDS encoding GntR family transcriptional regulator translates to MFMPININENSSEPLYAQITTQLRALILSGYLDEGMLLPSIREFAHQLRCSVITVRRVYQDLEAEGLLRTKQGTGTFVAPVGAGERERYRKQAVEDALLEAVEAAMRLEMSAAELAHMLEDLIRQKQMK, encoded by the coding sequence GTGTTCATGCCGATCAACATTAATGAGAACAGCTCGGAACCGTTATATGCACAGATTACGACTCAGCTGCGCGCGTTGATTTTGAGCGGTTATCTGGATGAAGGGATGCTGCTGCCGTCCATTCGTGAATTTGCCCACCAATTAAGGTGCAGTGTCATTACGGTCCGAAGAGTATATCAAGATCTGGAAGCGGAAGGGCTGCTGCGGACGAAGCAGGGGACGGGGACGTTCGTTGCTCCGGTCGGGGCCGGCGAGCGGGAGCGATACCGCAAGCAGGCCGTGGAAGATGCGCTCTTGGAAGCGGTCGAGGCCGCCATGAGGTTAGAGATGTCCGCTGCAGAGCTAGCGCACATGCTGGAGGACCTGATCCGGCAGAAGCAGATGAAGTAA
- a CDS encoding DUF420 domain-containing protein, whose product MDLYNLMPAVSTTFIVISAILVAIGWALIIKGKREAHKKTMIAAAVAALLFFIIYVSRTIFVGNTSWGGPEGLKTIYLIFLLFHIVLATVAAVFGITTLVTGFRSKFKIHRKIGKITSIIWFITAITGVTVYTLLYILYPGGHTKPVIDAIFG is encoded by the coding sequence GTGGATTTGTATAATCTCATGCCTGCGGTAAGCACGACATTTATCGTCATTAGTGCGATTCTGGTCGCGATCGGCTGGGCGCTTATCATCAAGGGCAAGCGCGAGGCGCACAAGAAGACCATGATCGCGGCAGCCGTAGCCGCCCTTCTGTTCTTTATCATTTACGTGTCACGGACCATATTTGTCGGCAATACATCCTGGGGCGGCCCTGAAGGATTGAAGACGATCTATCTCATTTTCCTGCTGTTCCATATTGTGCTCGCTACCGTGGCGGCGGTATTCGGCATTACGACATTAGTGACCGGATTCCGATCCAAATTCAAGATTCATCGCAAAATCGGAAAAATCACCTCGATCATCTGGTTCATTACTGCCATCACCGGCGTTACCGTATATACGCTTCTTTATATACTGTACCCTGGCGGCCACACGAAGCCGGTGATCGATGCAATCTTCGGCTGA
- a CDS encoding ATP-binding cassette domain-containing protein, with the protein MNIEPVIVLKDVVKRRERLHIGPLNIQIPQGCCTAIVGTNGAGKSTLMGMFMGFIKPDSGTVALFQETYQPEPDTSVKARIGYVAESPNSEEDDLTAEAAAAFAAYWYERWDWQLYHHLMARYDIPPKTKLRKLSKGMRRKLDLILAICPQPDLLLLDEPSSGFDPISWRMMIEDLNSYLEEGQRSIVIATHIIEEVKRLADYVLFLHKGQVLLVIEKDALFDAWKEFWVEGEAEDYAGVPGVVKAIQERHGVRLIASQAERADAFLAENGIIPRQTAGIELDDILAYLIELNQEVRGK; encoded by the coding sequence ATGAACATCGAGCCGGTCATAGTATTGAAGGACGTGGTAAAGCGCAGGGAACGGCTGCACATTGGACCATTGAACATCCAGATTCCCCAAGGCTGCTGCACTGCGATTGTAGGAACGAACGGGGCCGGGAAGTCGACACTGATGGGCATGTTCATGGGCTTCATCAAGCCGGACAGCGGCACCGTTGCGCTCTTCCAGGAGACCTATCAGCCGGAGCCGGACACGTCTGTCAAGGCGCGCATCGGTTATGTGGCGGAGAGCCCCAATTCGGAGGAGGATGATCTCACCGCGGAAGCGGCGGCAGCCTTCGCCGCCTACTGGTATGAGCGATGGGATTGGCAGCTGTACCATCATCTGATGGCCCGGTACGATATCCCCCCGAAGACGAAGCTCAGGAAGCTGTCCAAAGGGATGCGCCGCAAGCTCGATCTGATCCTGGCCATCTGCCCGCAGCCGGATCTCCTGCTGCTGGATGAGCCGTCTTCCGGGTTCGATCCGATTTCATGGCGGATGATGATCGAAGATTTGAATTCCTATTTGGAAGAAGGCCAGCGATCCATTGTTATTGCGACGCATATTATCGAGGAAGTGAAGCGGCTGGCCGATTATGTTCTGTTCCTTCACAAAGGACAGGTGCTGCTCGTGATCGAGAAGGATGCGCTGTTCGATGCCTGGAAGGAATTCTGGGTGGAAGGGGAGGCCGAGGATTATGCCGGCGTTCCGGGCGTAGTCAAGGCGATCCAGGAGCGGCACGGGGTGCGGCTGATTGCCAGCCAGGCGGAGCGGGCCGATGCGTTCCTGGCGGAGAACGGCATTATCCCGCGGCAGACGGCCGGCATCGAGCTGGATGATATTCTGGCGTATTTAATTGAGTTGAATCAGGAGGTTCGAGGCAAATGA
- a CDS encoding diacylglycerol/lipid kinase family protein, whose translation MLFVVNRNAGNGRGIWIWRSVEDCLRRFDIPYDSSITRTAEEAEETVRQYVERNPGALIVVIGGDGTIHRLLPLLVGTEATLGIIPAGSGNDTARGFSLPTDPLEALHTILHGQRSIVDLIDANGQWTLTALATGFDADVAQYVNASRYKRWFNRLGIGSLAYVYGMLRTLFRFQPADADIVVDGEARSFKGVWLAAITNVPYYGGGIPICPDAEAEDGILDVCVVHGCSRWALLRLFPTVYSGRHQTLPYVTMLRGRQIGIRSTVRRWTYGDGECVSATPLHAAAAPGKLQMMIPQRTR comes from the coding sequence ATGCTGTTTGTGGTGAACCGCAATGCGGGGAACGGAAGAGGAATATGGATCTGGCGCAGCGTAGAGGACTGTCTGCGGCGGTTCGACATTCCTTACGACTCCAGTATTACACGGACGGCAGAAGAAGCGGAGGAGACGGTTCGGCAGTATGTGGAGCGCAATCCCGGCGCTCTCATCGTCGTGATCGGGGGAGACGGCACCATTCACCGCCTGCTGCCGCTGCTGGTCGGCACGGAAGCCACCCTGGGCATTATCCCCGCAGGTTCGGGCAATGATACGGCGCGCGGCTTCTCCCTCCCGACGGATCCGCTGGAGGCGCTGCATACGATTCTCCATGGACAGCGCTCCATCGTCGATCTGATTGATGCGAACGGTCAATGGACACTCACCGCGCTCGCGACCGGATTCGATGCGGACGTGGCGCAATACGTGAATGCGAGCCGTTACAAAAGGTGGTTCAACCGCCTTGGCATCGGCTCCCTCGCGTATGTGTACGGCATGCTGCGCACCTTATTCCGCTTCCAGCCTGCAGACGCGGACATTGTCGTGGATGGCGAGGCCCGCTCCTTCAAGGGCGTCTGGCTGGCCGCCATTACCAACGTCCCCTATTATGGGGGCGGCATCCCCATCTGCCCGGATGCGGAAGCCGAGGACGGAATATTGGACGTCTGCGTCGTGCACGGCTGCAGCCGCTGGGCGCTGCTCCGGCTCTTCCCGACCGTATATTCGGGACGCCATCAGACGCTTCCGTATGTTACAATGTTGCGTGGCCGGCAAATAGGCATCCGCTCCACGGTCCGCCGATGGACATACGGAGACGGAGAGTGCGTCTCGGCTACCCCGCTGCACGCCGCTGCCGCTCCGGGCAAGCTGCAGATGATGATTCCGCAGCGCACACGCTGA
- a CDS encoding cytochrome (ubi)quinol oxidase subunit III, with protein MSAPAHHADGHWPHEPEKATLDGRNKVIGFWLFLGGEAVLFGTLFATFLALRDQIGDGPAASELFQLPMIAAATAILLVSSLTSVFAVQALHRKDVKSLITWLIVTVVLGFCFLGLEIYEFVEYVHEGHTFTTSAFSTSFYTLVGFHGAHVAFGVVWISILIGQLFKKGLNLVTAPKVYVSAIYWHFIDVVWVFIFTVVYLMGKVG; from the coding sequence ATGAGCGCACCTGCACACCACGCAGACGGCCACTGGCCTCACGAACCGGAAAAAGCGACGTTAGACGGCCGCAATAAAGTGATTGGCTTCTGGCTTTTCCTTGGCGGCGAAGCGGTGTTGTTCGGTACGTTGTTCGCGACGTTCCTCGCGCTCCGCGATCAGATTGGCGACGGACCGGCTGCCAGCGAGCTGTTCCAGCTTCCGATGATTGCGGCCGCGACGGCTATCCTGCTGGTGAGTTCCTTGACGAGCGTATTCGCGGTTCAAGCTCTGCACCGCAAGGACGTCAAGTCTTTGATTACATGGCTTATCGTTACTGTCGTCCTTGGCTTCTGCTTCTTGGGATTGGAGATTTACGAGTTCGTCGAGTACGTCCATGAAGGCCATACGTTCACGACAAGCGCCTTCAGTACATCGTTCTATACGCTGGTCGGCTTCCACGGCGCGCACGTTGCCTTCGGCGTCGTCTGGATCTCCATCCTGATCGGCCAGCTCTTCAAGAAAGGGCTGAACCTGGTTACGGCGCCTAAAGTATACGTGTCGGCTATCTACTGGCACTTCATCGACGTCGTATGGGTATTCATCTTTACGGTTGTCTACTTGATGGGAAAGGTGGGGTAA
- a CDS encoding MFS transporter: MKGLRGLGLGRDIALLAIILFFVEFVRGAALISFIPIYGKNTLHISLAIIGTAITAHYLTDTILKMGIGYLLDRFSPRLIINAGLLISFAGIGLFYYGSSDWLFIAAAALYGVGISPVWIVCLTKVKEENRAAQMGFLYMIWLVGMGAGPVVLNLIVDKHPETAYLLLFALSGIAWVLSFFIGGGRQQLADAAPVPFRQQWDALVVKLKAMKPLLPGMILQTLGASMLVPILPTFAAEALSFSSQQYSVLLVLGGGFTVLGLVPMGKWSDRVGRKPFLIIGFGIFGLALASLSLYPSVIFAYGLAVLLGISYSAVLPAWNALLALYVPPGHKGLGWSLLSTVEGIGVLLGPVIGGVIANASSAGTVIWISAGLFAAISIIYLLFPSRWFAER; this comes from the coding sequence TTGAAGGGATTACGGGGACTTGGATTAGGCAGAGACATCGCGTTGTTGGCAATTATTTTATTTTTTGTGGAGTTCGTTCGGGGGGCTGCCCTGATTTCATTTATTCCGATCTATGGAAAAAATACATTGCATATCAGCCTGGCCATTATCGGAACCGCCATTACGGCTCATTATTTAACGGATACGATTTTGAAAATGGGGATTGGATATTTGCTTGACCGCTTCTCCCCCCGTCTCATTATCAATGCCGGGTTATTGATTTCATTCGCGGGCATCGGCTTGTTCTATTACGGCTCAAGCGACTGGCTGTTCATCGCTGCAGCCGCCCTGTACGGCGTCGGCATCTCCCCGGTATGGATCGTATGCCTCACCAAGGTGAAGGAAGAGAACCGGGCCGCGCAAATGGGATTCCTCTATATGATCTGGCTTGTCGGGATGGGGGCGGGCCCGGTCGTGCTCAACCTGATCGTGGACAAGCATCCGGAGACCGCCTATCTGCTTCTGTTCGCCTTGTCGGGTATCGCTTGGGTGCTCAGCTTCTTCATTGGCGGCGGCAGACAGCAGCTGGCCGATGCGGCTCCCGTTCCGTTCCGGCAGCAGTGGGACGCCCTGGTAGTAAAGCTGAAGGCGATGAAGCCGCTTCTTCCAGGCATGATCCTGCAGACGCTGGGAGCGAGCATGCTCGTCCCGATTCTGCCGACCTTCGCCGCGGAGGCGCTCTCCTTCTCGAGCCAGCAGTATTCCGTTCTGCTCGTGCTTGGCGGCGGCTTCACCGTGCTCGGGCTCGTCCCGATGGGCAAATGGTCGGATCGCGTCGGCCGCAAGCCGTTCCTTATTATCGGCTTCGGCATCTTCGGCCTGGCGCTCGCTTCGCTGTCTCTCTATCCGTCGGTCATCTTCGCTTACGGGTTGGCCGTGCTGCTCGGAATATCCTATTCCGCGGTGCTGCCGGCCTGGAACGCGCTGCTGGCGCTGTATGTCCCGCCGGGGCATAAAGGTCTGGGCTGGAGCCTGCTCTCGACCGTGGAAGGGATCGGCGTGCTGCTCGGCCCCGTTATCGGAGGGGTCATCGCGAACGCATCATCCGCCGGCACGGTCATCTGGATCAGCGCTGGCCTGTTCGCCGCGATTTCCATTATTTATTTGCTCTTCCCGTCCCGCTGGTTCGCGGAAAGGTAA
- the mscL gene encoding large conductance mechanosensitive channel protein MscL produces the protein MAKSKVGSFFEEFKQFAVRGNVIDLAVGVIIGGAFNKIVTSVVNDLVMPPIGKLLGGVNFKDLFIPLDPDLVVNGQPVSSMSLAQAQEAGVAVVAYGQFINVVIDFLIVALCVFLIVKGTNMLHRRNKAEEAPAEPTTKQCPYCLSEIPKEAVRCAHCTSMLDESGARA, from the coding sequence ATGGCCAAATCAAAAGTAGGCTCTTTTTTTGAAGAGTTCAAGCAATTCGCCGTTCGGGGCAACGTCATCGATCTCGCCGTCGGGGTGATTATCGGAGGCGCTTTCAACAAAATCGTCACCTCCGTCGTCAACGATCTCGTCATGCCGCCGATCGGCAAGCTGCTGGGCGGCGTGAACTTCAAGGATCTGTTCATTCCGCTCGATCCGGATCTGGTCGTGAATGGACAACCCGTCTCTTCGATGTCGCTTGCCCAAGCGCAAGAAGCCGGGGTTGCCGTCGTTGCCTACGGCCAATTCATCAATGTCGTCATCGATTTCCTGATTGTCGCCCTCTGCGTATTCCTCATCGTGAAGGGTACGAATATGCTGCACCGCCGGAACAAAGCAGAGGAAGCGCCGGCGGAACCGACAACGAAGCAATGCCCGTACTGCCTCTCGGAGATTCCGAAGGAGGCCGTACGCTGCGCTCATTGCACGTCCATGCTGGACGAGTCCGGCGCACGCGCCTAG
- a CDS encoding cytochrome C oxidase subunit IV family protein, with amino-acid sequence MAAQNVASNSSNRRHKHEGKQKHIIAFLFSIVLTLIAFVMVASAGIVNKTFTYILLLVMAVLQVIIQMAYWMHMKDKGHMLPIVFMIGGAFVAFLAIVMAVYWVWW; translated from the coding sequence ATGGCAGCTCAAAACGTGGCATCCAACTCGTCGAATCGCCGTCATAAGCATGAAGGAAAGCAAAAGCATATCATTGCTTTTCTCTTCTCCATCGTACTGACGCTTATCGCCTTTGTAATGGTAGCTTCCGCCGGTATCGTGAACAAAACCTTCACCTATATTCTGCTTCTTGTCATGGCAGTGCTGCAGGTCATCATTCAAATGGCCTACTGGATGCATATGAAGGACAAAGGCCATATGCTGCCCATTGTCTTTATGATAGGTGGAGCTTTCGTCGCATTCCTGGCGATTGTTATGGCCGTATATTGGGTCTGGTGGTAA
- a CDS encoding sporulation protein — MSMFNRFLASAMYGGSQIDTLLERGRYAPGEQMRGIVKLRGGPLSRRIEGIHLILQTDFTEPYLPDGMSRNCTLMRYPVCSYVSVEPLETKEIPFHIQLPAHLPLTIGDTSVWLQTAMETGEAREPSDEDRIEVIPSVEQSIVIDAVNRLGFRLRSVHCLPWIGSGFSSFVQPFEFIASSSFQELISGLRLVFRRGAEGMELYVYTEPAWEEVRLNPLAAPLETDHRIKHYNLSDMEWRLLGAEELAEELAEWIRTQYGYVT; from the coding sequence ATGTCCATGTTCAATCGTTTCTTGGCAAGCGCGATGTACGGAGGAAGCCAGATTGATACCTTGCTGGAGCGGGGGCGCTATGCGCCGGGCGAGCAGATGCGCGGCATCGTGAAGCTTCGCGGCGGCCCCTTGTCCCGAAGAATCGAAGGGATTCACCTGATTTTGCAGACCGATTTTACGGAACCGTACCTTCCGGACGGCATGTCGAGGAACTGCACGCTGATGCGTTATCCCGTCTGTTCCTATGTGAGCGTGGAGCCGTTGGAGACGAAGGAGATTCCTTTTCATATCCAGCTTCCGGCCCATTTGCCCTTGACTATCGGAGATACGTCTGTCTGGCTGCAGACGGCCATGGAGACCGGGGAGGCGAGGGAGCCTTCGGATGAGGATCGGATTGAAGTGATTCCGAGCGTGGAGCAGAGCATTGTGATCGATGCAGTGAACCGGCTGGGCTTCCGGCTGCGAAGCGTTCATTGTCTCCCTTGGATTGGAAGCGGTTTCTCTTCATTCGTACAGCCTTTCGAATTCATCGCCTCCTCTTCCTTCCAAGAATTAATCTCCGGTCTGCGGCTTGTGTTTCGGCGCGGGGCGGAAGGGATGGAGCTGTACGTCTATACGGAACCCGCATGGGAAGAAGTGAGGCTGAATCCGCTGGCCGCTCCCCTCGAGACCGACCATAGAATTAAGCATTACAATCTGTCCGATATGGAGTGGCGGCTGCTCGGAGCGGAGGAGCTGGCGGAGGAACTGGCCGAATGGATTCGCACCCAGTATGGATATGTAACCTGA